GAGAAACCCAAATTTTGACTGTCGGGTGTTTATTCAAGGAAGCAGCAGCGGGCAGGAGGTGTAACTCAGCTGTGAGCTCCAGGGCCATGCCCTCGTCACAGCCCGAATCTGGCACCTGAGTCTCACCAGCCAGGAAGGGGGTTCTTGCCAGGCCCAGGCCTGGGCACTCGGGCAGGAGCTGTCCCCGCGCACGCACCTTCTCgtgccactgcagcagcacagcactgctgttgtCAGAGGGGCTCTCAAAGCCCTTGTAGATGTACTTCATGAGCAGGTCCACCCCGTTCTTGTCCAGCGACTGCACCGCCTTCTCAATGTCGTTGGCTTTGAAGGAGATGAGAACCTTCAGCACGATGCTCTCAGCACGGTCCTGTCAACAGGCAGGCACAGACACAACCATCCTGGTGGGAGGCACAGCCAAACACTGCTTCTCTCTCAACAAACTGAATTagagcatttttctctttaacacCTCTGTGTTGAAGAGCTTGTCATAGTAAGGTATAACAAACACGTCCTCCCCAGGATAAACAAGGTAAAAGAGTTTAACACATTTGCCCCGCTCTagtttttctgcctctgttaGTATTTGCAATTCTGCACCCCTTAATTATGGCTGAAGAGGAAATGCTCATATGGAAGCTCAAGATCTATCAAGTTCCAAAAGAATTATAACAATCAAGTGCTTGTCTGGCTCCCCTTCCCACCAGAGCCTTTTCCATAGCTCTGTACTGTTTAACGTGACACAACCATTAATGGGATCCAGGGAAATGCCACTGGCAGCCTGGAAGAGGGGACTGCTGGAAGCCACGTGCTTTCCAAGCAGTCCCAGGCACACTGGATGCAGACTGGCCATTAATATTAAGAATTAATAACCATTGATCTGGATGTCATTTCAGGCCTGGGAATGTGTGAGGCGTGCTTACAGCAGCAATTAGCCATGTAATcagcaaggagcagctcctcccgTTCATCCAGCACTaactgaggcaggaggagagaaCAATGTCTCAGGGTTGCTGGACTTTTGAATAATTCCATCGCACAAACACCTCAGGCACCTTCCCCCTACAGAAACTATAGGGTGTCAGTTTTCCTGCCCAATTTAATATCCCATAATCACTTGGCTTAGCAAGACTCCTCACATGACTGtaagtaaaattatttaagttCTGAAAGTAACAAAAAATTAAGGCAAGTATTAATATTCAGTCATTCTACCCTCTTCAACTCCACCACCAAGTGTATTCTTAAATCCTTCAACAGAGGGCTAATGGAAACAAGTCATTAATGTGAGGACAAAGCTATACAGCTCTCTTTGTAACAGCTGGTTCTCAGGGCTCTGTAAAACCCTGCAGGaaagggctggggctgcaggaacagccctgccAGGAACCATGCCCCTGGGCCTCTCCTTGGGCAGGCAGAAGTGACTGCAGGCACTCACCAGCTGGGCAGCGCCATATCTTATCAGCCTGTTCCTCCCACCACTGCAATCATGAGCTATTCAGGATCCATTCTGGGGATATTCAGAAATGCACGTACGCAGCAGACTCCCACACTATCACAGGGGGAGGGCTTGCTTTTCCTGAGGTTTTAACAGCTTCATTTTGATTGGATGTGACAAAAAacaattcttccttttttgtaaGCTCAGTGCTGGTGGTTTCGTTAGTGAGAGGTGACAAATGCAACCCTGGTTCCCTGAGCACACAGCGGTTACATCTGTGAGCTGCCACGTCTGCTCTGAGTCAGGCACAGGCACCTGgtgacacctgggcacacaAAACACAACCAGCACTGGCAGGAGAACCACACCTGATCCAGCACCAAGCTAAAGGCACGTGGACAGTACTGTACCTGACCTACAGTACTTTGAACAGGATTAAAACACTTGCGGTCATGCATGTTTCAACATCACAGCATACCCTAAATTCTGCTCCTCTGGCCTCCTCAAGGTACAACTAGTGGCACAGAGGTAGCAGAGACAGGAAAGGATTTTTAGGAAGTAATTCATGAGCAAGCAGTTGCTATTTTACCTTCACTGCCTGGTTCTTTGTGTTGATGGGAGGGTTcttcagagctgcctgcagtgcagCCATCATGTTCCCTGTGCCAGATGGTTAAGGACCACACACCAGACACCAAGTACATGGACATCAAGTACCAGGACAGCTATACTTGTAGCTGGCTTGTGCATGACTGAAAACACTCCAATCCAAGGATTCCCTCGCCAGCTAAGAAGACATTACAGCCTAAGGCAGCAATTTTCAGGCCATTTGAGGCTGGAACAGCATCAACAGGCAGCTGTATAGTTCCAGGACTATACAGCTGGAACTACAGCTGGCCTAGTTGAATACTTCCTAGGCCTTTCCCTGAAAGAGGATCCAAGTAAAAGAAACCATTCTCCATCACTTCTGCAATCTGCAGCCCTCGAGAATAGGTCCCAGCTTGTCacatccagccccagcagccaccgggagagcagcccagggaaaaGCGACCAAGGGCCAGCTGGGCGAGGCAGCCCTGGTAGCAGGCACAGGGACCTCTATGGGCACAGGAACCCCCTGTCTGCATCCACCCGGGACACCTCCCTGAGCGCAGCCGGGGCACTGCGGCTGCTGCGGGCAGGGGAGGAAGGTGGGCCgccttcctgctgccagccccttcccccttcagcctcttccctctgccagccccttcccccttcagcctcttctctctgccagccccttcccccttcagcctcttcctgctgccaaCCCCTTCCCCCTTCAGCCTCTTCCCCTTCTTCACTcagcctcttcctgctgctAGCGCCTTCCCCCTTCAGCATCTTCCTGCTGTCAGCCCTTTCCCCCTTCAGCG
This sequence is a window from Motacilla alba alba isolate MOTALB_02 chromosome 8, Motacilla_alba_V1.0_pri, whole genome shotgun sequence. Protein-coding genes within it:
- the ARPC5 gene encoding actin-related protein 2/3 complex subunit 5, with product MAKHTVSSARFRRVDVDEYDENKFVDEEDGGDGQAGPDEGEVDSCLRQGNMMAALQAALKNPPINTKNQAVKDRAESIVLKVLISFKANDIEKAVQSLDKNGVDLLMKYIYKGFESPSDNSSAVLLQWHEKALAAGGVGSIVRVLTARKTV